In a single window of the Tellurirhabdus bombi genome:
- the kefF gene encoding glutathione-regulated potassium-efflux system oxidoreductase KefF: MSSILILFAHPALEKSRANQILLRACREVESVTVNDLYEQYPDFDIDVDREQQLLIDHDYIILQHPFYWYSSPAMIKQWEDLVLEHGWAYGREGKALIGKKMLNVLTTGGPKGAYQEEGLNRFTMRQLLAPFDQTAHLCKMIYLPPFVIHGTHRLSLNEIKQYAARYQRLLTLLANDELDLEEARKRQYLNELFPE, encoded by the coding sequence ATGTCGTCAATTCTGATCCTTTTTGCTCACCCCGCTTTAGAAAAATCAAGAGCAAATCAGATCTTGCTTCGCGCTTGTCGGGAGGTTGAGTCGGTGACCGTCAATGATTTATACGAACAATATCCGGATTTTGATATTGATGTTGACCGGGAACAACAACTATTGATCGACCACGATTACATTATTTTACAGCATCCATTTTACTGGTACAGTTCACCCGCTATGATTAAGCAGTGGGAAGATCTGGTGCTGGAACACGGTTGGGCGTATGGCCGGGAAGGGAAGGCGCTAATTGGAAAAAAGATGCTTAACGTCCTGACAACGGGTGGGCCGAAGGGCGCTTACCAGGAAGAAGGTCTTAACCGATTTACCATGCGCCAACTGCTGGCTCCTTTTGATCAGACGGCTCATTTGTGCAAGATGATTTACCTGCCCCCGTTTGTGATCCATGGTACACACCGACTCAGCTTGAACGAAATAAAGCAGTATGCGGCTCGCTATCAGCGCCTTCTGACGCTACTGGCAAACGATGAACTGGATCTGGAAGAAGCCCGGAAGCGGCAATACCTAAACGAATTATTCCCAGAATAA
- a CDS encoding monovalent cation:proton antiporter-2 (CPA2) family protein, which translates to MNQSILLQAIIYLASGVLFVPIAKKLGLGSVLGYLLAGVVIGPAVLGLVGDEGQDIMHFAEFGVIIMLFLVGLELEPERLWKLRVPVLGLGGLQVLLTALLTGGLAFATGLPWQPALALGMILAMSSTAIVLQTLNEKGLMQTAAGQNTFSVLLFQDIAVIPILAIMPLLATYPVVEAADHHAHFSLVDGLPGWVRPFVVVGAVVLLVLVGRYVMGTVFRIIAQTGLREVFIATALLMVAGISILMEMVGLSPALGAFVAGVVLANSEYKHELESDIDPFKGLLLGLFFISVGASINFALIAENPLLVIGIVLGVMAAKALVLATLGKVFKLQTDQNLLFSLGLCQVGEFAFVLFSFATQNGILSQEVVDLMTAAVAISMGLTPLIFLANEKLLLPRLGTKEAVDKEQDHIEEHNTVIVAGFGRYGNIVGRFLRANNIGTTVLDFDSDRVDTLRKLGIKVYYGDASRYDLLKSAGAEKAKLMVIALDSPEKALDLVETARKHFPNLKLLVRAADRDDAYELLDVGIDHVYRETLDSSLRMGVDAMTLLGFRAYHSQRAARLFLKHDERSMSELAALRHDRKQYFSSARQRIEDLEELIKSDSSNRWLKDVGDGWDAESLRKEANQQR; encoded by the coding sequence ATGAATCAATCCATTCTACTCCAGGCCATTATCTATCTGGCTTCCGGGGTTTTGTTTGTGCCCATTGCCAAGAAACTCGGACTGGGTTCCGTACTTGGTTACCTGCTGGCGGGGGTGGTAATTGGCCCGGCGGTGCTGGGTCTGGTGGGCGATGAAGGGCAGGATATCATGCATTTTGCCGAATTTGGCGTTATCATCATGCTCTTTCTGGTGGGGCTGGAACTGGAACCCGAACGGCTTTGGAAACTTCGCGTTCCGGTGCTGGGGCTGGGTGGTTTGCAGGTGTTGCTGACGGCTTTGCTGACCGGTGGGCTGGCTTTTGCTACTGGCTTACCGTGGCAACCGGCGCTGGCGCTAGGCATGATTCTGGCCATGTCGTCGACGGCCATTGTTCTGCAAACCCTGAACGAAAAAGGGCTGATGCAAACGGCTGCCGGACAAAATACGTTCTCGGTGCTGCTGTTTCAGGACATTGCCGTTATTCCCATTCTGGCGATTATGCCGCTACTGGCGACGTATCCGGTAGTCGAAGCCGCCGACCACCACGCCCATTTTTCGCTGGTCGATGGATTACCCGGCTGGGTGCGGCCTTTTGTGGTGGTAGGTGCGGTTGTGCTGCTGGTGCTGGTTGGACGATACGTGATGGGGACGGTTTTTCGCATCATTGCCCAGACGGGTTTGCGGGAGGTTTTCATCGCCACGGCCCTGCTCATGGTGGCCGGAATTTCGATCCTGATGGAAATGGTGGGCCTCAGTCCGGCGCTGGGTGCTTTTGTGGCGGGCGTGGTGCTGGCCAACAGCGAGTACAAACACGAACTGGAAAGTGACATTGATCCGTTTAAGGGCTTATTGCTCGGCTTGTTTTTTATCTCCGTTGGCGCTTCCATCAATTTTGCATTGATTGCTGAAAATCCGTTGTTAGTCATCGGCATCGTACTGGGAGTTATGGCGGCTAAGGCGTTGGTTCTGGCCACGTTGGGTAAGGTGTTTAAGTTGCAGACGGATCAGAATTTGCTGTTTTCGCTGGGACTTTGCCAGGTGGGTGAATTTGCCTTCGTTCTATTTTCCTTTGCTACGCAAAACGGAATTTTGTCGCAGGAAGTAGTTGATTTGATGACGGCGGCGGTGGCCATCAGCATGGGGTTGACGCCCCTGATTTTTCTGGCGAACGAAAAGCTGTTGCTACCCCGGTTGGGCACCAAAGAGGCCGTGGATAAAGAGCAGGATCACATTGAGGAGCACAATACCGTAATTGTAGCTGGTTTTGGGCGATACGGTAACATTGTCGGTCGGTTTCTGCGCGCGAATAACATTGGAACGACCGTCTTGGATTTTGATTCGGACCGGGTGGATACGCTGCGAAAATTAGGGATCAAAGTCTATTACGGGGATGCATCACGCTACGACCTGTTGAAATCGGCAGGGGCCGAAAAAGCCAAATTGATGGTCATTGCGCTTGATTCACCCGAAAAAGCGCTGGACTTGGTCGAAACCGCCCGGAAACATTTTCCGAACCTGAAACTGCTGGTGAGGGCTGCCGACCGGGATGATGCCTACGAATTGCTGGATGTGGGGATCGACCATGTTTACCGCGAAACCCTTGATAGTTCGTTGCGCATGGGCGTTGATGCCATGACGTTGCTGGGCTTCCGGGCGTATCATTCGCAACGGGCCGCGCGGCTCTTTCTGAAACACGACGAGCGGAGCATGAGCGAGTTAGCTGCCCTTCGCCACGACCGGAAGCAATATTTCAGCAGTGCCCGCCAACGCATTGAGGATCTGGAAGAATTAATCAAATCCGATAGCTCTAACCGCTGGTTGAAAGATGTGGGCGACGGCTGGGACGCGGAGTCATTGCGTAAAGAAGCCAACCAGCAGCGGTAA
- the murI gene encoding glutamate racemase encodes MSYQPIGVFDSGYGGLTVLKSLVGKLPQYDYIYLGDNARTPYGTRSFDTVYQYTLECVQHLFRKGCQLVILACNTASAKALRNIQQLDLPHIAPERRVLGVIRPTTEVIGHYTKTGHVGILATRGTVTSESYLVEIEKFFPELTVFQEACPMWVPLVENGEYQSAGADYFVQQHIDHLMRQSPDIDTLLLACTHYPLLLPKIRKVVPESITILSQGDIVATSLTDYLRRHPDMDAQCSKGGTLQFYTTDSPTEFGRQAGVFWGEPVEAEWLKL; translated from the coding sequence ATGTCTTACCAACCCATTGGCGTATTCGATTCGGGCTACGGCGGCCTGACGGTCCTGAAATCCCTGGTCGGAAAACTGCCCCAGTACGATTATATTTATCTGGGCGACAATGCCCGTACTCCCTACGGTACGCGCTCGTTTGATACGGTGTACCAATATACGCTGGAATGCGTGCAGCACCTTTTCCGCAAGGGTTGCCAACTGGTGATTTTAGCCTGTAACACGGCTTCGGCGAAGGCCTTACGCAACATTCAGCAACTGGATTTGCCGCATATCGCGCCGGAGCGTCGGGTGCTGGGCGTGATCCGACCTACCACGGAAGTGATCGGCCATTATACGAAAACAGGCCATGTTGGCATCCTGGCAACGCGGGGAACCGTTACGTCGGAATCGTATTTAGTGGAAATCGAGAAGTTTTTTCCGGAACTAACCGTTTTTCAGGAGGCCTGTCCCATGTGGGTGCCGCTGGTCGAAAACGGGGAATACCAGAGTGCCGGAGCCGACTATTTTGTGCAGCAGCACATCGACCATCTGATGCGGCAGTCGCCGGACATTGATACATTGCTTTTGGCTTGTACGCACTACCCATTACTATTACCAAAAATTCGCAAAGTCGTTCCTGAATCCATCACAATCTTAAGCCAGGGCGACATTGTAGCTACCAGCTTAACCGACTACCTGCGGCGTCATCCCGACATGGATGCGCAGTGCAGCAAAGGCGGAACGCTTCAGTTTTACACGACCGATTCACCCACGGAGTTTGGACGGCAGGCGGGCGTTTTCTGGGGCGAGCCTGTCGAAGCGGAATGGTTAAAACTATAG
- a CDS encoding Crp/Fnr family transcriptional regulator: protein MKDVSVNKLLDQIVQLNRELTPADLAQGSRLFQKLEFEANEVLLQAGQVCRHLYFLDEGLIRCHTFADDRTLWCEFENTFFMSPRSFFQQVPSREILTFLEPSRVYAIRYQDLNELYQTNPRWAVWGVRFMEREYQKLESIYQLLFYKDASERYEELLAARPDVTQRVPLHYIASFLGVSPISLSRIRAGKQKKRF, encoded by the coding sequence ATGAAGGATGTAAGCGTAAACAAGCTGCTGGACCAGATTGTGCAGTTAAACAGAGAACTAACGCCAGCGGATTTGGCGCAGGGAAGTCGCTTGTTTCAGAAACTGGAATTCGAAGCAAATGAGGTTTTGTTGCAAGCGGGTCAGGTTTGTCGGCATCTGTATTTTCTGGACGAAGGCCTAATTCGCTGCCACACGTTTGCGGATGACCGGACGCTTTGGTGCGAGTTTGAGAATACGTTTTTCATGAGTCCGAGAAGTTTTTTTCAGCAGGTTCCTTCCCGCGAAATACTAACATTTCTGGAGCCGAGTCGGGTTTACGCCATTCGTTATCAGGACTTGAACGAGCTTTATCAAACTAATCCTCGCTGGGCGGTGTGGGGTGTCCGGTTCATGGAGCGGGAATACCAAAAGCTGGAGTCTATCTACCAGTTGCTGTTCTACAAAGATGCTTCCGAACGATACGAAGAATTGCTGGCAGCCCGCCCCGACGTAACCCAGCGCGTTCCTCTGCATTACATCGCTTCGTTTCTAGGCGTATCGCCGATTTCTTTGAGCCGTATTCGGGCGGGGAAACAGAAAAAACGATTTTAA
- a CDS encoding SDR family oxidoreductase: protein MSKKPILITGGSRGIGAATAYLAAEKGYAVCINYLKNQKAAAKVVDTIRQKGGEAVAYAADVSVESEVVALFQQLDRTFGPVQALVNNVGILERQMRLEEMSAERLNRLFQNNIVSAFLCAREAVKRMSTKYGGRGGAIVNVSSIAARTGSPGEYVDYAASKGAMDSLTLGLSKEVAEEGIRVNSVRPAFIYTDIHASGGEPDRIERVKDSVPMKRGGQPDEVARAILWLLSDEASYSTGIFIDVTGGR, encoded by the coding sequence ATGTCGAAGAAACCCATACTAATCACGGGCGGCAGCCGGGGAATTGGCGCCGCTACCGCTTACCTGGCTGCCGAAAAAGGCTATGCGGTCTGCATCAATTACCTGAAAAATCAGAAAGCCGCTGCAAAGGTCGTTGATACCATTCGGCAGAAAGGCGGTGAAGCGGTGGCTTATGCCGCGGATGTCTCCGTGGAATCCGAAGTCGTGGCGCTTTTTCAGCAGCTTGATCGGACCTTCGGGCCAGTTCAGGCTTTGGTTAATAATGTGGGTATTCTGGAGCGGCAAATGCGATTGGAAGAAATGAGCGCCGAGCGGTTAAACCGACTTTTTCAAAATAACATTGTCAGTGCTTTCTTGTGTGCGCGGGAAGCGGTTAAACGCATGTCGACCAAATACGGCGGAAGGGGCGGAGCCATTGTCAATGTCTCTTCCATTGCGGCTCGTACGGGTTCACCCGGCGAATACGTCGATTATGCCGCCTCAAAAGGCGCGATGGACAGTCTAACGCTGGGGCTATCGAAAGAGGTAGCCGAGGAAGGTATTCGGGTGAATAGCGTAAGGCCGGCCTTTATTTATACGGATATCCACGCCAGTGGCGGAGAGCCTGACCGGATCGAACGCGTTAAAGACTCGGTGCCCATGAAGCGGGGCGGCCAGCCTGATGAAGTAGCCCGTGCTATTTTGTGGTTATTGTCCGACGAAGCCTCCTATTCAACAGGCATTTTTATTGATGTCACGGGCGGACGATAG
- a CDS encoding SDR family NAD(P)-dependent oxidoreductase encodes MSIGAGKTALITGASSGIGHELAKLFAKDGYNLVLVARSEEKLGQLGGELWDTHGVETTVIAKDLSEEDAALDVYNQVKEKGITVDVLVNDAGVGLYGMFATETDWEKEKALIHLNVLTTTEMTKLFLKDMVARNEGKILNLASLVSVTPMPLMAVYAATKAYVLSFTQSLINELKDTNVTVTALMPNATDTDFFNKAGAQNTKVTEQLDNAAMVAKDGYTALMKGSSKVIPGGLVNKGYEIMSYLAPHEATAAMMRKNMEPKAEPKSEEDKSAVWTWGIGLAVLAVAGVALAVAYNNTTPADRVRYRYKAGKLKAGLASKTKGAYSDAEDVVNHGWENVKDVLANAKDLVSNAKDVVKHAMN; translated from the coding sequence ATGAGTATAGGTGCAGGCAAAACAGCCCTGATTACGGGTGCCTCCAGTGGAATAGGTCATGAATTGGCCAAACTTTTTGCAAAAGATGGCTACAACCTGGTTCTTGTGGCCCGTAGTGAAGAAAAATTAGGGCAGCTTGGCGGCGAGCTCTGGGATACACATGGTGTAGAAACAACCGTTATTGCCAAGGATTTGTCGGAAGAAGATGCCGCCCTTGATGTATATAATCAGGTCAAAGAAAAAGGAATCACGGTTGATGTGCTGGTCAATGACGCAGGCGTCGGCTTATACGGCATGTTTGCCACCGAAACGGATTGGGAAAAAGAAAAAGCCCTGATCCACCTGAATGTGCTGACAACCACCGAGATGACCAAGCTTTTCCTGAAAGATATGGTGGCTCGGAATGAAGGAAAAATTCTGAACCTGGCCTCGCTGGTATCGGTAACGCCAATGCCGCTTATGGCCGTCTACGCTGCCACAAAAGCCTATGTGCTAAGCTTCACGCAGTCGTTGATTAATGAGTTGAAAGACACCAACGTAACCGTTACCGCGCTCATGCCGAATGCGACGGATACGGACTTCTTCAACAAAGCGGGTGCGCAAAATACGAAGGTGACCGAGCAGTTGGATAACGCAGCGATGGTGGCCAAAGATGGTTACACCGCCCTGATGAAGGGCAGCAGCAAGGTGATTCCAGGTGGGCTGGTTAACAAAGGCTACGAAATTATGTCGTATCTCGCCCCGCACGAAGCAACGGCAGCGATGATGCGGAAAAATATGGAGCCAAAAGCCGAGCCAAAATCAGAGGAAGATAAATCAGCCGTCTGGACCTGGGGAATCGGACTGGCCGTTCTCGCCGTAGCTGGCGTGGCATTGGCCGTTGCGTACAACAACACGACGCCTGCCGATCGGGTGCGGTATCGCTACAAAGCAGGTAAGTTAAAAGCAGGTCTGGCCTCCAAGACAAAAGGTGCTTATAGCGACGCAGAAGACGTTGTAAACCATGGCTGGGAGAACGTTAAGGATGTATTAGCGAATGCCAAAGATCTGGTATCAAATGCCAAGGATGTGGTTAAACACGCCATGAATTAA
- a CDS encoding RNA polymerase sigma factor, giving the protein MSPIIQFDAFYETYYPKVLKLCLGYTGDYQQAQDLVQETFVKAWENLSRFKGDSQLSTWLYRIAANTCLYHLRTAKSRPTAELTERHAEGIADEKDERENQISTLYKCISQLAETDRLIIGFVLEDTPYVEIAQIVGISEGNLRVKIHRIKQQLSELYNRYGRL; this is encoded by the coding sequence ATGTCCCCTATCATTCAATTCGACGCTTTCTACGAAACCTATTACCCCAAGGTGCTGAAACTGTGCCTGGGGTATACGGGGGACTATCAGCAGGCGCAGGATCTGGTTCAGGAGACGTTTGTAAAAGCCTGGGAAAACCTGTCTCGCTTCAAAGGTGATTCGCAGCTTAGTACGTGGCTGTACCGCATCGCGGCCAATACCTGCCTTTACCACCTCCGAACCGCCAAATCACGACCAACTGCTGAACTGACCGAACGCCACGCGGAGGGCATTGCCGACGAAAAAGACGAGCGCGAAAACCAAATCAGCACCTTGTATAAATGCATCAGCCAACTCGCCGAAACGGATCGCCTGATTATCGGTTTTGTGCTCGAAGATACGCCTTACGTCGAAATTGCGCAGATTGTCGGCATCTCGGAAGGAAATCTGCGCGTGAAAATTCATCGAATCAAGCAGCAACTTAGTGAACTCTATAACCGCTATGGAAGACTTTGA
- a CDS encoding alpha/beta fold hydrolase → MKKLILCFFLLIAQLGYAQQNAFKVTVTGKGQPIILIPGYSCSGEVWDETVNRLKNRYECHVLTLAGFAGVPAIEKPILQTVRDQVIAYTKAKKLQKPILIGHSLGAFMSLWVGSTEPGLFSKIICVDGVPFISSMMNPNVKADSLRKLPMYNAEAVAQNFVNLPDSSFEKNQARAMLTQVNDTARARQIAHWSALSDRRTLGYTIVEMSTTDLRRDLARITAPTLVLGSLYFNSKETSERILGQQYQALPNKSIAVASTKHFIMYDDPQWFYQQIDQFLSSL, encoded by the coding sequence ATGAAAAAGCTCATTTTGTGTTTCTTTTTATTGATCGCTCAGTTAGGATACGCCCAGCAAAACGCATTTAAAGTCACCGTGACGGGCAAAGGTCAGCCCATCATCCTGATTCCCGGGTACTCGTGCAGCGGCGAAGTCTGGGACGAAACCGTGAATCGCCTGAAAAATCGCTACGAATGTCACGTCCTGACCCTAGCCGGCTTTGCGGGCGTTCCGGCCATCGAAAAGCCAATTTTGCAAACGGTTCGAGATCAGGTTATTGCCTACACTAAAGCGAAGAAATTACAAAAGCCAATCCTGATCGGGCACAGCCTGGGTGCTTTTATGAGTTTGTGGGTGGGCAGCACTGAGCCTGGTTTATTTTCGAAAATAATCTGCGTCGATGGTGTCCCGTTCATCTCGTCCATGATGAATCCTAACGTCAAGGCTGATTCACTGCGTAAACTTCCGATGTACAACGCCGAGGCGGTGGCACAGAACTTTGTCAATCTGCCGGATTCTTCTTTCGAGAAAAACCAGGCGCGCGCCATGCTGACGCAAGTAAACGATACGGCCCGGGCCCGACAGATTGCGCACTGGTCGGCGCTAAGCGACCGCAGAACGCTGGGCTATACGATTGTGGAAATGAGCACGACTGATCTGCGGCGGGATCTGGCCCGCATCACCGCGCCAACGCTGGTTCTGGGTAGTCTGTACTTTAACAGCAAAGAAACGTCGGAGCGTATTTTAGGCCAGCAATACCAGGCGCTCCCCAATAAATCCATCGCGGTAGCTTCGACCAAACACTTTATTATGTATGACGATCCGCAGTGGTTTTATCAGCAAATCGATCAATTTTTGAGTAGCTTATAA
- a CDS encoding pirin family protein: protein MHQPLPTAELTQLDPFLLLHHHGPQQFPARNAGLPFGPHPHRGFETVTFIYEGDVKHRDSSGFSSTIQRGGVQWMTTGRGLVHSEASSEQFKEQGGAVELIQLWTNLPAKVKMIEPHYVGLQEAEIPTVTLDEGNVTVAVTSGTWEGVAGAVQPVYDVELANVTLATNGTFTRQIPAERNILFYVLNGAVVVNGQEVSGRALVVFGNDGTELEVRATADTRILLGSAEPINEPVVSHGPFVMNTQEEIKQAIYDYQTGRMGVLDA from the coding sequence ATGCATCAACCGCTACCCACGGCAGAGTTGACGCAGCTAGATCCTTTTTTGTTGTTGCACCACCACGGGCCGCAGCAATTTCCGGCGCGCAACGCGGGTTTGCCTTTTGGGCCGCACCCGCACCGGGGGTTTGAAACGGTGACATTTATTTACGAAGGCGACGTGAAACACCGGGACAGCAGCGGTTTTTCGAGCACCATCCAGCGCGGAGGTGTTCAGTGGATGACCACCGGGCGGGGGTTGGTGCACTCGGAGGCATCGTCGGAGCAGTTCAAAGAGCAGGGTGGCGCGGTTGAGCTGATTCAGCTTTGGACCAACTTACCGGCAAAGGTCAAAATGATTGAGCCGCACTATGTGGGTTTGCAGGAGGCTGAGATTCCTACGGTTACGCTGGACGAGGGGAACGTGACAGTTGCCGTTACATCTGGAACCTGGGAAGGGGTAGCGGGTGCTGTTCAACCTGTTTACGACGTTGAGCTGGCCAATGTGACGCTCGCGACCAACGGGACCTTTACCCGCCAGATTCCCGCCGAACGCAACATTCTGTTTTATGTGCTGAACGGCGCCGTTGTTGTGAACGGGCAGGAAGTGAGCGGTCGCGCGCTGGTTGTTTTCGGAAACGACGGCACGGAGCTGGAAGTACGCGCTACGGCAGATACGCGGATTCTGCTTGGCTCGGCTGAACCAATCAACGAGCCGGTCGTATCGCATGGCCCTTTTGTGATGAATACGCAGGAGGAAATTAAACAAGCCATTTACGATTACCAAACGGGTCGAATGGGTGTTTTGGACGCATAA
- a CDS encoding putative quinol monooxygenase: MIHILAQIHIQDYTQFITVFTTKGKEIRQKHGCLQSQIFSTANPQQLTIFFGWTSQAAFESFLTDPLTKETMKASGTLGPPTFIFLDKICELPA; this comes from the coding sequence ATGATTCATATTTTAGCTCAGATCCACATTCAGGACTATACTCAATTCATCACTGTTTTTACAACGAAAGGGAAAGAAATACGTCAAAAACACGGCTGCTTGCAATCCCAGATCTTTTCCACGGCCAATCCACAACAGCTAACCATCTTTTTTGGCTGGACATCGCAAGCCGCTTTTGAGAGTTTCCTGACCGATCCACTCACGAAAGAAACCATGAAGGCGAGCGGCACCCTCGGGCCACCAACGTTTATTTTTCTAGATAAAATTTGCGAATTACCCGCCTAA
- a CDS encoding helix-turn-helix transcriptional regulator — protein MNRIDRVTAILIQLQSRKIVKAQTMADRFGVSLRTIYRDIRTLEEAGVPIIGEAGVGYSLVDGYRLPPVMFTTEEATAFLTAEKLVEKMTDSTMNTSYKSAMYKVRAVLRSAEKELLEGMEEHIEVVQKQPPLESVLLDNTLQAILKSVTEQKVLELRYHAFHSSQTTERLVEPVGIFYAGGHWHLLAFCQLRADYRDFRTDRILELRQTDKNFNREHPSLKTYLAQVAEQQNLETIVINVDKDTVRYLQEVRYYYGFVAEKPVEGALQMTFLSPDPAVFVRWFAMFADAAEIVHPSSLRTLLKAHLTKIAERMG, from the coding sequence ATGAACCGCATCGACCGCGTTACTGCCATTCTAATTCAATTACAATCCCGCAAGATTGTCAAAGCCCAGACGATGGCCGACCGTTTTGGCGTCAGTCTACGCACCATTTACCGCGACATTCGGACGCTCGAAGAAGCCGGGGTGCCCATTATCGGGGAAGCGGGCGTTGGCTACAGCCTGGTCGATGGCTACCGACTGCCCCCGGTGATGTTCACCACAGAAGAGGCCACCGCCTTCCTGACCGCCGAAAAGCTGGTTGAGAAAATGACGGATTCGACGATGAATACCAGTTATAAATCAGCCATGTATAAGGTGCGGGCGGTGCTGCGCAGTGCCGAAAAAGAGTTGCTGGAAGGCATGGAAGAGCATATCGAAGTCGTTCAGAAACAGCCCCCCTTGGAGTCGGTGCTGCTGGATAATACGCTTCAGGCGATTTTGAAAAGTGTGACCGAGCAGAAGGTGTTGGAGCTGCGCTATCACGCGTTTCATTCATCTCAAACGACGGAGCGGTTGGTTGAGCCGGTGGGCATTTTTTACGCCGGTGGGCATTGGCACCTGCTTGCCTTTTGCCAGCTACGGGCCGATTACCGCGATTTCAGAACCGACCGAATTCTTGAACTCCGACAAACGGATAAGAATTTTAACCGCGAGCATCCATCGCTGAAGACCTACCTGGCGCAGGTAGCCGAACAGCAAAATCTGGAAACCATTGTGATAAACGTGGATAAAGATACAGTCAGGTATTTGCAGGAAGTGAGGTATTACTACGGATTTGTAGCCGAAAAGCCCGTCGAAGGTGCTCTGCAAATGACCTTTCTGAGTCCAGATCCCGCTGTTTTTGTGCGCTGGTTTGCCATGTTTGCCGATGCCGCCGAAATTGTACACCCCTCCTCGCTGCGAACATTACTAAAAGCTCACCTCACTAAAATTGCCGAACGAATGGGCTAG
- the kduI gene encoding 5-dehydro-4-deoxy-D-glucuronate isomerase: MKNENTYTVESRYATSPNEVKQMDTEALRKNFLIETLFVADQCQWVLSFFDRYMTGGAYPTTGPVTLETPDNLKATYFLERRELGIINVGGAGQVVADGETFDLDYKEALYIGQGTKDVQFISSDSAKPAKFYLNSTPAHTKYPTRKVSRAEADKVELGTPETANHRIINKLLVNSVLPTCQLQMGMTELKSGSVWNTMPAHVHDRRMEVYFYFEIPEGQAVCHFMGQPQETRHIWMQNEQAVISPNWSIHSGAGTSNYTFIWGMAGENLDYGDMDFAAITELK, from the coding sequence ATGAAAAACGAGAACACTTACACAGTCGAAAGTAGATACGCCACTTCGCCCAACGAAGTGAAGCAGATGGATACGGAAGCGCTCCGGAAAAATTTCCTGATCGAGACCTTGTTTGTTGCGGACCAGTGCCAGTGGGTGCTGTCGTTCTTCGATCGGTACATGACGGGTGGCGCCTATCCAACGACGGGACCCGTGACGCTGGAAACACCGGATAACCTGAAAGCGACCTATTTTCTGGAACGCCGCGAGCTAGGCATCATCAACGTGGGTGGAGCCGGACAGGTCGTAGCCGATGGCGAAACCTTCGATCTTGACTATAAAGAAGCCTTGTACATTGGTCAGGGAACCAAAGACGTTCAGTTTATCTCCAGCGATTCGGCCAAGCCCGCTAAATTTTACCTGAACTCTACACCCGCGCATACCAAGTACCCAACGCGTAAAGTGTCGCGCGCCGAAGCAGATAAAGTAGAGCTGGGAACGCCAGAAACGGCCAATCACCGGATTATCAATAAATTGCTGGTAAACAGCGTTCTGCCGACCTGCCAGCTGCAAATGGGCATGACCGAACTGAAAAGCGGTAGCGTCTGGAATACCATGCCCGCCCACGTTCACGACCGGCGCATGGAAGTTTACTTTTATTTTGAAATCCCGGAAGGACAGGCCGTTTGCCACTTTATGGGCCAGCCCCAGGAAACGCGCCACATCTGGATGCAGAACGAACAGGCGGTTATTTCGCCTAACTGGTCGATTCACTCGGGCGCAGGAACGTCCAACTATACGTTTATCTGGGGTATGGCGGGCGAAAACCTCGACTATGGCGACATGGATTTTGCGGCTATCACCGAACTAAAATAA